Proteins found in one Laspinema palackyanum D2c genomic segment:
- a CDS encoding M48 family metallopeptidase encodes MFNPYAWMFHRVHRRWIYPLISGIMAIALVVSSSYPSSAFSARRLIGPGLEVLQLSTMSDAQEVALGQQINQQILSSQFRRYGNTQINNYVREVGDRLVAQSDRPNLPYTFQVVQDDSINAFATMGGFVYVTTGLLQAMDNEAQLAGVMGHEIGHIVHKHSIRQMRELIIARGLAGAAGIDSNIAVQIGVELALRRPRSRQHEYEADRGALAILMNTGYAPGGLVQFFEKLLGKPSPPTFLSTHPASSDRIAALEQMIPAGQANQGMGLDGATYRERIRPLL; translated from the coding sequence ATGTTCAACCCTTACGCTTGGATGTTTCATCGAGTTCATCGTCGCTGGATTTACCCGCTCATTTCTGGGATTATGGCGATCGCCTTAGTCGTCAGTTCATCCTATCCGAGTTCGGCATTTAGCGCCCGGAGGTTAATTGGGCCCGGACTTGAGGTGCTCCAGCTAAGTACCATGTCCGATGCCCAGGAAGTTGCCCTCGGTCAACAAATCAACCAACAAATTCTCAGTAGTCAATTTAGGCGATACGGAAATACTCAAATTAATAACTATGTTCGGGAGGTAGGCGATCGGTTAGTGGCTCAAAGCGATCGGCCCAATCTTCCCTACACCTTTCAAGTGGTTCAGGATGACAGCATTAATGCTTTTGCCACAATGGGCGGTTTTGTTTATGTTACCACAGGGCTCCTCCAAGCTATGGATAATGAAGCTCAATTAGCTGGGGTAATGGGTCATGAAATTGGCCACATTGTCCACAAACATTCCATTCGGCAAATGCGCGAGTTAATCATTGCCCGAGGGTTAGCCGGTGCTGCTGGTATAGATAGCAATATTGCGGTACAAATTGGGGTAGAATTAGCCCTGCGTCGGCCCCGGAGTCGCCAACATGAATATGAGGCCGATCGCGGGGCCTTAGCCATTCTCATGAACACAGGTTACGCCCCTGGGGGTCTGGTTCAATTTTTTGAAAAACTCCTCGGCAAACCCTCTCCACCGACCTTTTTAAGTACCCACCCGGCCAGTAGCGATCGGATTGCGGCACTCGAACAAATGATTCCTGCGGGTCAGGCTAATCAAGGAATGGGTTTAGATGGAGCCACCTATCGAGAAAGAATCCGTCCCTTGCTATAA
- a CDS encoding sugar O-acetyltransferase, with protein MNQSNAEKSMRQRMLAGELYLATDPELVELLVRSQRILHTFNLSVPDATTARQSLIQELFGEIGPGSEVKPPFRCDYGFNILAGERLFINYDCVILDCNTVRLGDRVLIGPKVQIYTATHPLNPTDRTDGWESALPVEIGSDVWIGGGAIICPGVTIGEGSTIGAGSVVTRNLPPRVVAAGNPCRVIRTLD; from the coding sequence ATGAATCAATCGAACGCCGAGAAATCGATGCGCCAAAGAATGCTCGCAGGAGAGCTTTATCTGGCAACCGATCCAGAACTTGTAGAGTTGCTGGTGCGATCGCAGCGCATCTTACATACTTTCAATCTCTCCGTTCCGGATGCCACCACAGCACGACAATCTCTCATCCAAGAACTGTTTGGGGAAATTGGACCCGGTTCTGAAGTGAAACCTCCGTTTCGATGCGACTACGGTTTTAATATTTTGGCAGGGGAGCGTCTGTTTATCAACTATGATTGCGTCATTCTCGACTGCAATACAGTCCGACTGGGCGATCGCGTCCTGATTGGACCCAAGGTGCAAATCTACACCGCCACTCATCCACTCAATCCCACGGATCGCACAGACGGATGGGAGTCGGCATTGCCGGTGGAAATCGGTAGCGATGTTTGGATTGGCGGAGGTGCGATTATCTGCCCGGGGGTTACCATTGGAGAGGGCTCTACCATTGGCGCAGGGAGTGTGGTGACGCGAAATCTCCCCCCGAGGGTCGTTGCTGCGGGAAACCCCTGTCGAGTGATTCGTACCCTCGATTGA
- a CDS encoding NfeD family protein, whose amino-acid sequence MFRFLNSLFAPDPSLLKEYRDPNLKYTLGKPGEIGIVDEIIRGPYITGRVHFRGSYWPARCDREIVIGPGEPVRIVGIHCITLLVQPVGVFEETC is encoded by the coding sequence ATGTTCCGTTTTTTAAACAGCCTGTTTGCTCCCGATCCCTCCCTACTCAAAGAATATCGAGACCCCAACTTAAAATATACTCTCGGCAAACCGGGAGAAATTGGCATTGTGGATGAGATCATTCGAGGCCCCTATATCACTGGGAGAGTCCATTTTAGAGGTAGTTATTGGCCCGCGCGGTGCGATCGCGAAATTGTCATCGGACCCGGAGAACCTGTTCGCATTGTCGGCATTCACTGTATTACCTTATTAGTCCAACCTGTGGGAGTTTTTGAAGAGACTTGTTAA
- a CDS encoding heme o synthase yields MQEIIATGTQRHHETLLQVLKSYYQLTKPRIILLLLITTASGLWVAAKGEVDPLLVLVTMAGGALAAASANTINCLYDRDIDYIMERTRHRPLPSGRVQPRDALIFAIALAVTSFTLLTVFANLLAALLAMSGIVFYVAIYTHLLKRHSTQNIVIGGAAGAIPPLVGWAAVTGDLSWAPWIMFAIIFLWTPPHFWALAMMIRDDYAAVNVPMLPVIKGDEETARQIWYYTLLLLPLTLGLTYPLHTSGIVYAALAVFLGAIFAKKAWELLQAPTDRDKARSLFKYSILYLMLLSAGMVVDSLPVTHQMTTAIGQNVQVLISATGVM; encoded by the coding sequence TGTTGCTGCTGATTACCACGGCATCCGGTCTCTGGGTCGCGGCTAAGGGAGAAGTTGATCCCCTGTTAGTGTTAGTGACAATGGCGGGCGGGGCTTTAGCTGCCGCTTCCGCGAATACAATTAACTGTTTGTACGATCGCGATATCGATTACATCATGGAACGCACTCGTCATCGCCCCTTACCCTCGGGTCGGGTGCAACCTCGGGATGCGCTAATTTTTGCGATCGCCTTAGCAGTCACTTCCTTTACCCTCCTCACCGTCTTTGCGAACTTACTCGCCGCACTTTTGGCGATGTCGGGAATCGTCTTCTACGTCGCTATCTATACCCATCTCCTCAAGCGTCACAGCACCCAAAATATCGTCATCGGAGGCGCTGCCGGGGCGATTCCCCCGCTAGTCGGTTGGGCGGCAGTTACCGGCGACCTCAGTTGGGCACCTTGGATAATGTTCGCCATCATTTTTCTCTGGACACCGCCCCACTTCTGGGCATTAGCCATGATGATTCGCGATGACTATGCCGCCGTCAATGTCCCCATGTTGCCGGTGATTAAGGGAGATGAAGAAACCGCCCGTCAAATCTGGTATTATACTTTATTGCTTTTGCCATTAACCCTCGGGCTGACTTATCCCTTGCATACCAGTGGAATTGTCTATGCAGCCTTGGCGGTGTTTTTAGGGGCAATTTTTGCCAAGAAAGCCTGGGAACTGTTGCAAGCCCCCACAGACCGAGACAAAGCGCGATCGCTGTTTAAATACTCGATTTTATATCTGATGTTATTATCTGCGGGAATGGTGGTGGATAGTTTGCCCGTGACTCATCAGATGACCACGGCGATCGGTCAAAATGTCCAGGTGTTAATCAGTGCAACTGGCGTGATGTAA
- a CDS encoding AI-2E family transporter: protein MSKPSRRNIWSRINNYKLLRYLLLLTLGWAIIQVLGYFQTVIVIFIFAAILAFLLNYPVKWIQRWVPHNIAVIIVFLSSLLIFGGLTITLGVAVLSQGQQLLEQSPEILQGVLDLLDYIQEVLARRNLALDLTAIEDRLREEALAGIGVGLMTVQKILANLIDLILIAVVAFFMLLDGKQIWNLFLKLFPSHLRTDVTRSIQKNFLGFFWGRLILSVFFAVSCFVVFVILDIPYALMLAAVGGLFDLIPGIGATLGISLISLILLPQGIWISLKVLVTCILLQQVEENLLMPRIMKDSINVNPVIMFLALLIGAKIAGLMGIFLAIPISGVLINLGEIDEMKGDQ from the coding sequence ATGAGCAAACCCTCTAGGCGAAACATTTGGTCGCGAATCAATAATTATAAACTTTTACGCTATTTGCTCTTATTAACTTTAGGCTGGGCAATTATTCAAGTATTAGGGTACTTTCAAACCGTGATCGTAATTTTTATTTTTGCGGCTATTTTAGCGTTTTTGCTGAATTATCCCGTGAAATGGATTCAGCGATGGGTTCCTCATAATATTGCAGTGATTATAGTTTTTTTATCCAGTCTCCTCATATTTGGGGGACTGACTATTACCCTAGGGGTAGCTGTCTTATCCCAAGGTCAACAATTACTGGAACAATCTCCTGAAATTCTCCAGGGTGTTTTGGATTTATTAGACTATATTCAAGAGGTATTAGCTCGACGGAATTTAGCATTAGATTTAACAGCCATTGAAGACCGTCTGCGAGAGGAAGCCTTGGCGGGAATTGGGGTAGGTTTAATGACGGTTCAAAAAATATTAGCTAACTTGATAGATTTAATTTTAATAGCAGTGGTTGCATTTTTCATGCTTTTAGATGGTAAACAAATTTGGAACTTATTTCTAAAACTCTTTCCCTCTCATTTGCGAACGGACGTTACCCGCTCTATTCAGAAAAATTTTCTGGGATTTTTTTGGGGCCGGTTAATCTTATCGGTATTTTTTGCAGTGTCTTGTTTTGTGGTGTTTGTCATCCTTGATATTCCTTATGCTTTAATGTTGGCCGCAGTCGGAGGACTTTTTGATTTAATTCCCGGAATTGGTGCGACTTTAGGAATTAGTTTAATTTCTCTAATTTTATTACCCCAAGGTATTTGGATCAGTCTCAAGGTATTGGTGACTTGTATTTTACTTCAGCAGGTTGAAGAAAATCTATTGATGCCACGAATCATGAAAGATTCTATTAACGTCAACCCAGTTATTATGTTTTTAGCTTTATTAATTGGGGCAAAAATTGCGGGTTTAATGGGAATATTTTTGGCGATTCCTATTAGTGGAGTATTAATTAATTTGGGAGAGATTGATGAAATGAAGGGAGACCAATAA